In Synechococcus sp. A18-25c, a single window of DNA contains:
- a CDS encoding aldehyde oxygenase (deformylating): protein MPTPVSPDVAVLEERDEAAQQLPDFTTEAYKDAYSRINAIVIEGEQEAHDNYILLGTLIPDQADELTRLARMEMKHMKGFTSCGRNLGVEADLPFAKEFFGPLHGNFQAAFKEGKVVTCLLIQALLIEAFAISAYHIYIPVADPFARKITEGVVKDEYTHLNYGQEWLKANFEASKDELMEANKANLPLIRSMLDQVAEDAAVLHMEKEDLIEDFLIAYQEALGEIGFTGRDIARMAAAALAV from the coding sequence ATGCCGACTCCCGTCAGCCCTGACGTCGCCGTCCTGGAGGAGCGGGATGAAGCAGCTCAACAGCTGCCCGATTTCACAACTGAGGCGTACAAGGACGCTTACAGCCGGATCAACGCGATCGTGATTGAGGGTGAGCAGGAGGCTCATGACAACTACATTTTGTTGGGCACCTTGATCCCCGATCAGGCTGATGAGCTGACGCGATTGGCTCGGATGGAGATGAAGCACATGAAAGGCTTCACGTCCTGCGGTCGCAACCTGGGTGTTGAGGCCGATCTTCCCTTCGCTAAGGAGTTCTTCGGCCCGCTGCATGGCAACTTCCAAGCCGCCTTCAAAGAGGGCAAGGTTGTGACCTGCCTGCTCATTCAGGCCCTGTTGATCGAAGCGTTTGCGATTTCCGCTTATCACATCTACATCCCTGTGGCAGATCCCTTTGCCCGCAAGATCACTGAGGGTGTGGTCAAAGACGAGTACACCCATCTGAACTACGGCCAGGAGTGGCTCAAAGCCAACTTTGAGGCCAGCAAGGATGAGCTCATGGAGGCCAACAAGGCCAATCTCCCTTTGATTCGCTCCATGCTTGATCAGGTGGCTGAAGACGCCGCTGTTCTGCACATGGAAAAGGAAGATTTGATTGAAGATTTCCTTATCGCTTATCAGGAAGCTCTTGGTGAGATCGGCTTCACCGGCCGTGACATTGCCCGCATGGCCGCAGCCGCTCTTGCGGTCTGA
- a CDS encoding long-chain acyl-[acyl-carrier-protein] reductase: MFGLIGHSTSFEAARRKASELGFDHIADGDLDVWCSAPPQLVEHVEVTSATGKIITGAYIDSCFVPEMLSRFKTARRKVLNAMELAQKKGINITALGGFTSIIFENFNLLQHQHVRRTTLEWERFTTGNTHTAWVISRQVENNAPLLGIDLTQAKVAVVGATGDIGSAVCRWLANRTGVGELLLVARQQQPLQDLQAELGGGRILTLDEALPEADVVVWVASMPRTLEIDSASLRKPCLMIDGGYPKNLDAKVASEGVHVLKGGIVEFGTDIGWTMMEIAEMEKPQRQMFACFAEAMLLEFEECHTNFSWGRNNITLEKMDFIGAASVRHGFSTLNLQGQPQAVIA; this comes from the coding sequence ATGTTTGGTCTGATCGGACACTCCACAAGCTTTGAAGCGGCGAGGCGGAAGGCTTCAGAACTTGGGTTCGATCACATCGCCGACGGCGATCTTGACGTGTGGTGCAGCGCACCACCCCAGCTTGTCGAGCATGTCGAGGTGACAAGCGCCACGGGTAAAATCATCACCGGTGCTTACATCGATTCCTGCTTTGTGCCGGAGATGCTCAGCCGCTTCAAGACGGCGAGGCGCAAGGTGCTCAACGCCATGGAGCTGGCGCAGAAAAAGGGCATCAACATTACGGCTCTGGGCGGATTCACCTCCATCATTTTCGAGAATTTCAACCTGCTCCAGCACCAGCACGTGCGCAGAACAACCCTGGAGTGGGAGCGTTTCACCACGGGCAATACCCACACGGCCTGGGTGATCAGTCGTCAGGTTGAGAACAATGCTCCGCTGCTGGGAATCGATCTGACGCAAGCCAAAGTGGCTGTTGTGGGTGCGACAGGTGACATCGGCAGTGCTGTTTGCCGCTGGCTCGCAAACCGCACCGGTGTGGGTGAGTTGCTGCTGGTCGCACGCCAACAGCAACCTCTCCAGGATCTCCAGGCCGAGCTCGGTGGCGGAAGAATCCTCACCTTGGATGAAGCCCTCCCTGAAGCCGATGTGGTCGTCTGGGTGGCGAGCATGCCACGCACGCTTGAGATTGATTCCGCTTCACTGCGCAAACCCTGTCTGATGATCGACGGTGGCTATCCCAAGAACCTGGACGCCAAGGTTGCCAGCGAAGGCGTTCATGTGCTGAAGGGAGGCATTGTCGAATTCGGCACTGACATCGGCTGGACGATGATGGAAATCGCCGAAATGGAGAAACCTCAGCGGCAGATGTTTGCTTGCTTCGCTGAAGCCATGCTGCTCGAGTTCGAGGAGTGCCACACCAACTTCAGTTGGGGACGCAACAACATCACGCTTGAGAAGATGGATTTCATTGGGGCGGCTTCCGTTCGCCACGGTTTCTCCACCCTCAATCTCCAAGGGCAGCCTCAGGCTGTCATTGCCTGA
- a CDS encoding acetyl-CoA carboxylase carboxyltransferase subunit alpha — translation MARRPLLDFEKPLVELEQQIEQIRQLARDSEVDVSQQLLQLETLAARRRDEIFQSLTPAQKIQVARHPHRPSTLDFIQMFCDDWVELHGDRRGSDDQALIGGIGRLGDRSVLLIGHQKGRDTKENVARNFGMATPGGYRKALRLMEHADRFGLPILAFIDTPGAYAGLLAEEQGQGEAIAVNLREMFRLRVPIIATVIGEGGSGGALGIGVADRLLMFEHSVYTVASPEACASILWRDAAKASDAAAALRITGKDLLSLGVVDEVLEEPAGGNNWAPLEAGETLRIALNRHLDHLLSLSEDELKDQRYRKFRAMGRFLDVASPESNFAA, via the coding sequence ATGGCCAGACGCCCGCTGCTTGATTTCGAGAAACCCCTGGTTGAGCTCGAACAGCAGATCGAGCAAATCCGTCAGCTGGCAAGGGATTCCGAGGTTGATGTGAGTCAGCAGCTGCTTCAACTTGAAACCCTTGCGGCACGCCGCCGGGATGAAATCTTCCAGTCGCTGACCCCAGCGCAGAAAATTCAGGTGGCGCGCCACCCTCATCGTCCCAGCACACTGGATTTCATCCAGATGTTCTGTGACGACTGGGTTGAATTGCATGGTGACCGCCGAGGCAGTGACGACCAGGCTCTGATCGGCGGGATTGGTCGTCTGGGAGACCGCTCCGTGCTGTTGATCGGCCACCAGAAGGGACGCGACACCAAGGAGAATGTGGCGCGTAATTTCGGGATGGCCACTCCCGGTGGCTACCGGAAGGCTCTGCGGCTCATGGAGCATGCGGATCGCTTCGGCCTTCCGATCCTCGCTTTCATCGATACGCCGGGTGCCTATGCGGGACTTCTGGCTGAGGAGCAGGGTCAGGGCGAGGCCATTGCCGTGAACCTGCGCGAAATGTTCCGACTGCGTGTGCCGATCATTGCCACGGTGATCGGTGAAGGCGGCTCGGGTGGAGCGCTGGGAATCGGTGTGGCTGATCGACTGCTGATGTTTGAGCACAGTGTCTACACCGTGGCCAGCCCGGAGGCCTGCGCATCGATTCTTTGGCGGGATGCCGCCAAAGCCTCCGATGCTGCGGCTGCCCTGAGGATCACCGGCAAGGATCTGCTCAGCCTTGGTGTCGTGGATGAAGTGTTGGAGGAGCCGGCCGGTGGTAACAACTGGGCCCCACTCGAGGCCGGTGAAACGCTGCGCATTGCTCTGAATCGTCATCTCGATCATCTGCTGTCACTCTCCGAAGACGAGCTGAAAGATCAGCGCTACCGGAAATTCCGAGCGATGGGCCGTTTTCTAGATGTGGCCTCGCCGGAAAGTAACTTCGCTGCCTAG
- a CDS encoding SDR family oxidoreductase: MPSVLITGASRGIGHSAAKAFADAGWDLLLVSRSEAALQSLASELRSGGSRVIHQSIDFTDPSAIAPGIETLLSQGLRPSVLINNAGAAWTGNLLEMPLERWNWLMQLNLTSVYQVSAAVVPSMRPAGGLVINVSSHAARNAFPGWGAYCTVKAALASFTRCLAEEERSNGIRACTLTLGAVDTSLWDSPTVDSDFDRRAMLPVNQAAAALLHLAQQPATQVVEDLTLMPATGAF; the protein is encoded by the coding sequence TTGCCCTCAGTCCTGATCACTGGTGCATCACGTGGTATCGGTCATTCAGCAGCAAAAGCGTTCGCTGACGCTGGCTGGGACTTACTTCTGGTGTCACGAAGTGAAGCTGCTCTTCAGTCGCTGGCGTCCGAGCTGAGATCGGGTGGATCACGCGTGATTCACCAATCCATCGATTTCACGGATCCCTCTGCCATTGCACCTGGGATCGAGACATTGCTCAGTCAGGGCCTTCGTCCTTCGGTGTTGATCAATAACGCCGGTGCGGCCTGGACTGGGAACTTGCTGGAGATGCCTCTGGAGCGCTGGAACTGGCTCATGCAGCTCAACCTCACCAGTGTGTATCAGGTGTCTGCTGCCGTTGTTCCCTCGATGCGACCTGCAGGTGGCTTGGTCATCAATGTGAGCAGTCATGCTGCTCGCAATGCCTTCCCCGGTTGGGGTGCTTACTGCACGGTGAAGGCTGCTTTGGCCAGTTTCACCCGTTGCTTAGCAGAGGAGGAGCGATCCAACGGAATCCGTGCTTGCACGCTCACGCTCGGGGCTGTGGACACGTCCCTCTGGGATTCACCCACGGTTGACAGCGATTTTGATCGGCGTGCGATGCTGCCCGTCAATCAGGCCGCTGCAGCACTTCTTCATCTTGCTCAACAACCTGCCACACAGGTCGTTGAGGACCTCACTCTCATGCCAGCCACCGGCGCCTTTTGA
- the folE gene encoding GTP cyclohydrolase I, with amino-acid sequence MTSTLPTSSNGNGVALGTLRGSSPSKSQFPIAEAKISEVIRERLRQRGVSFLANDNIADHLLPGELETLQVEVADRVRDLLHSLVIDTENDHNTAETAERVAKMYLQEVFKGRYHQQPKVASFPNVKQLDEIYTVGPITVRSACSHHLVPIMGNCWIGIKPGARVIGLSKFTRVADWVFSRPHIQEEAVMILADEIEKLCEPQGLGIIIKAQHYCMKWRGVQEPQTSMVNSVVRGDFRHDPSLKQEFFELVRQQEALLCT; translated from the coding sequence ATGACTTCCACACTCCCTACTTCCAGTAACGGCAACGGTGTTGCTCTCGGTACGTTGCGCGGCAGTTCCCCAAGCAAAAGTCAATTCCCGATCGCGGAGGCCAAGATCTCCGAGGTGATTCGTGAGCGGTTGCGCCAGCGTGGGGTGTCGTTTTTGGCTAACGACAACATCGCTGATCACTTGCTTCCTGGTGAGCTTGAAACACTCCAGGTGGAAGTGGCTGACCGTGTGCGCGACCTGTTGCACAGCCTGGTGATCGACACCGAAAACGATCACAACACAGCTGAAACTGCTGAGCGGGTCGCCAAGATGTACCTGCAGGAAGTGTTTAAAGGCCGGTATCACCAGCAACCCAAGGTCGCCAGTTTCCCCAATGTGAAGCAGCTGGATGAGATCTACACCGTTGGACCGATCACGGTGCGATCCGCTTGCTCCCACCATCTTGTGCCGATCATGGGCAATTGCTGGATCGGAATCAAACCCGGCGCCCGTGTGATCGGACTCTCCAAATTCACACGTGTGGCTGATTGGGTGTTCTCACGGCCCCACATCCAAGAGGAAGCTGTGATGATTCTTGCCGACGAGATCGAAAAGCTCTGCGAGCCCCAAGGTCTCGGCATCATCATCAAAGCTCAGCACTACTGCATGAAATGGCGTGGTGTGCAGGAGCCGCAAACCAGCATGGTGAACTCCGTTGTTCGTGGCGACTTCCGCCACGACCCAAGCCTCAAGCAGGAATTCTTTGAGTTGGTGCGTCAGCAGGAAGCTCTGCTCTGCACCTGA
- a CDS encoding phosphoribosylanthranilate isomerase, with protein MVDQGLSLKICGLTDSDQACAIAAMGVQAIGVIGVAGTPRFVGEERRRAIFQRLAVEHPSVQRVWVVADLSEEELGSTLSGEGQPSVIQLHGQESPQYCEQLRRRFPQIGWWKALRLRGAQDLSRLDTYSDCVDALLLDAWSPSQLGGTGHRLDPAWLKQVDDRINQATPWWLAGGVSGEWVPTLLEQVRPFGLDASSRLEERPGVKNLSLVEELVQAVEPYQASST; from the coding sequence ATGGTCGACCAGGGCCTGTCCCTCAAGATCTGCGGTCTCACCGACAGCGATCAGGCCTGCGCGATCGCTGCCATGGGTGTGCAGGCCATCGGTGTGATCGGCGTTGCAGGGACACCACGATTTGTCGGGGAAGAACGACGGCGGGCCATCTTTCAGCGCCTTGCTGTAGAACATCCCTCCGTTCAGCGGGTCTGGGTAGTGGCTGATCTCAGCGAAGAGGAGCTGGGATCCACCCTTTCAGGAGAGGGCCAACCCTCTGTGATTCAGCTGCATGGGCAGGAATCACCGCAGTACTGCGAGCAACTCAGACGACGGTTCCCGCAGATTGGCTGGTGGAAAGCGCTGCGCCTGCGCGGTGCACAGGATTTGAGCCGGCTTGACACTTACTCCGATTGCGTGGACGCGCTGTTGTTGGATGCCTGGAGCCCGTCCCAACTGGGAGGAACAGGACACCGGTTGGACCCTGCCTGGCTGAAGCAGGTCGATGACCGCATCAATCAAGCAACACCCTGGTGGCTCGCAGGGGGTGTCAGTGGGGAGTGGGTGCCCACCCTGTTAGAGCAGGTGCGCCCTTTCGGGCTGGATGCATCCAGCCGGTTGGAAGAACGCCCCGGCGTCAAGAATCTCAGCTTGGTAGAAGAGCTGGTGCAGGCCGTGGAGCCTTATCAAGCCTCATCAACGTGA
- a CDS encoding site-2 protease family protein has translation MGDGWQLMRIGGIPLRVHPSWFIILVLFTMAFQQQVASTMPDTSGTVWISWFMGLVTALLLFVSVLLHELGHSLVALREGVKVRSITLFLMGGVARVERECSTAMGSLRVAAAGPAVSLILGLILLAASHPGNHVSQLLGNLLTQLGWLNLVLAIFNLLPGLPLDGGLILKSLVWQWTGSQRRGIQVATASGRFLSLFAIMLGFWIVLRGGGFSGFWLVLLGWFGMGASRSQTQTLALQQVLKRETVGPATARRFRVVEAGQSLRSLSKLRLGATEDGDQSLPDWVLVCREGRWIGFITDQPLKDLPVQQWDRQTVADHLEPLDRLPSIQQSAPLWKAVIALESSAQGRLLVLGPAGLPSGTLDRCDLGEAVLKGLSVKLPDGMLTAARRSNTYPFGMPLAQVVKSMKSSGLLEDQSPDAPTR, from the coding sequence GTGGGTGATGGCTGGCAATTGATGCGTATCGGTGGGATCCCTCTCAGGGTTCACCCCAGCTGGTTCATCATCCTGGTGTTATTCACGATGGCGTTTCAGCAGCAGGTGGCCAGCACCATGCCGGACACCAGTGGCACGGTCTGGATCAGCTGGTTCATGGGTCTGGTCACCGCCTTGCTGCTGTTTGTTTCAGTGTTGCTCCATGAATTGGGCCATTCGCTGGTGGCCCTGCGTGAAGGGGTGAAGGTGCGCAGCATCACTCTTTTCCTGATGGGGGGAGTGGCACGGGTGGAGCGTGAATGCTCCACAGCGATGGGGTCGTTGCGCGTCGCCGCTGCCGGGCCAGCGGTCAGCTTGATTCTGGGGCTGATCCTGCTGGCAGCCTCCCACCCCGGCAATCACGTCAGTCAGTTGCTGGGAAATCTGTTGACGCAGCTGGGCTGGCTCAATCTGGTGCTGGCCATCTTCAATCTGTTGCCAGGGTTGCCGCTGGATGGCGGCCTGATTCTTAAGTCCCTTGTCTGGCAATGGACCGGAAGTCAGCGCCGCGGCATTCAGGTAGCAACCGCGAGCGGACGTTTCCTGTCGCTGTTCGCGATCATGCTCGGCTTCTGGATTGTGCTGCGCGGCGGTGGTTTCTCAGGCTTCTGGTTGGTGCTCCTGGGCTGGTTCGGGATGGGCGCCTCGCGCAGTCAAACGCAGACCCTGGCTCTTCAACAGGTGCTCAAGCGCGAAACCGTTGGCCCTGCTACGGCGCGCCGTTTTCGTGTGGTGGAGGCCGGTCAGAGCTTGCGCAGCCTCAGCAAACTTCGTCTTGGAGCGACGGAAGACGGCGACCAAAGCCTTCCCGACTGGGTGCTGGTGTGTCGAGAAGGGCGTTGGATCGGTTTCATCACCGATCAACCGCTCAAGGATTTGCCAGTTCAGCAGTGGGACCGACAGACCGTCGCTGATCATCTCGAGCCCCTCGACCGTCTGCCATCGATTCAGCAGTCAGCCCCCCTTTGGAAGGCGGTGATTGCACTGGAGTCCAGCGCGCAGGGCCGTCTGTTGGTTCTTGGTCCTGCAGGACTCCCCAGCGGAACCCTCGATCGTTGTGATCTCGGAGAAGCCGTGCTCAAAGGTCTATCTGTGAAACTTCCCGATGGAATGCTGACCGCTGCCCGTCGCTCCAATACCTATCCCTTCGGCATGCCTCTTGCGCAAGTGGTCAAGAGCATGAAGTCTTCTGGGCTCTTGGAGGATCAAAGCCCAGATGCCCCCACCCGGTAG
- a CDS encoding lipoate--protein ligase family protein yields the protein MTQPASCRSEQRNSGRMVPNLALDGAEQMALDALLLEECWRSEQRSPVIRFYQWRRPTLSLGRHLRELPDRWHQLANDGQVVLVRRPSGGGAVLHAGGLTYALIWPMAPRQGKKAYAILNNCIRRGFQQLGVSLRSGDHPQDAGGFNCFARSTLADLVDEDGSKRIGSAQFWQHGHLLQHGEIPLTPPVTLWRSLFKSPPPQWHPKPPSAQAVEDALMTAFKKPWPGLEWISLPISAAERVDLQTRAPLYRVGASGL from the coding sequence ATGACGCAGCCTGCATCCTGCCGGTCCGAACAACGGAACAGCGGGCGCATGGTGCCGAATCTTGCGCTCGACGGTGCCGAACAGATGGCATTGGATGCCTTGTTGCTGGAGGAGTGCTGGAGGTCAGAGCAACGATCCCCAGTCATTCGGTTTTATCAGTGGCGTCGCCCAACGCTCTCCCTGGGCCGGCATCTTCGTGAGCTTCCTGACCGCTGGCATCAGCTCGCCAATGATGGGCAAGTGGTGCTGGTTCGACGTCCAAGTGGGGGCGGAGCTGTGCTGCATGCCGGCGGACTCACCTATGCCTTGATCTGGCCCATGGCCCCTCGCCAAGGCAAAAAGGCCTATGCAATTTTGAACAATTGCATCCGGCGTGGATTCCAACAGCTCGGGGTCAGCCTGAGATCGGGGGATCATCCTCAAGACGCTGGCGGATTCAACTGCTTTGCCCGCTCAACCCTGGCCGACCTTGTGGATGAAGACGGCAGCAAACGGATCGGCAGCGCTCAGTTTTGGCAGCACGGTCACCTGCTTCAGCATGGGGAAATCCCACTGACACCGCCTGTCACCCTCTGGAGATCTCTCTTCAAGAGCCCACCACCGCAATGGCATCCCAAGCCCCCCTCTGCACAGGCGGTGGAAGACGCACTGATGACGGCCTTCAAGAAGCCGTGGCCTGGCTTGGAATGGATCAGCCTCCCGATCAGCGCCGCCGAGCGCGTGGATCTCCAAACCAGAGCTCCCCTCTACCGGGTGGGGGCATCTGGGCTTTGA
- a CDS encoding sulfite exporter TauE/SafE family protein: MTLTDVLLVVPLGLLAGALAGLLGIGGGLIFAPLLLWMGLSPHQALATSTFAIVPTALGGSFIHLRSRSLQLKPAFAIGLAAFLTAWVFSQLGRLVAGWHLLTLQSLLYVVLAFTIRGDRGDTERPDQQPLRLAGLTAVGGVAGLAGGMLGLGGGLLMVPLMVSGLSVPIRQAIRLSTLAVACSATAASLQFLQEGRGQWMLGVLLGAVAAVAAQWTASKLDSVRAGTLAWLLRGLAALLAVDSGRRALALALQQA; encoded by the coding sequence ATGACTTTGACGGATGTGTTGCTGGTGGTGCCTCTGGGCCTCCTGGCAGGAGCCTTGGCAGGCCTCCTTGGCATTGGAGGCGGTTTGATCTTCGCGCCTTTGCTGCTCTGGATGGGCCTCAGTCCGCATCAGGCCCTCGCCACCAGCACGTTCGCGATCGTGCCGACGGCACTGGGCGGCAGCTTCATCCACCTCCGCTCGAGGTCACTGCAGCTCAAGCCCGCTTTTGCCATCGGCCTGGCGGCCTTCCTGACTGCTTGGGTGTTCAGCCAGCTGGGACGCCTGGTGGCCGGCTGGCATCTGTTGACGCTGCAATCACTGCTTTACGTGGTGCTGGCGTTCACCATTCGCGGTGATCGCGGCGACACTGAGAGACCTGACCAACAGCCGTTGCGCCTGGCCGGGCTGACCGCCGTGGGCGGCGTGGCCGGTCTTGCCGGCGGAATGCTGGGACTGGGAGGCGGGCTGTTGATGGTGCCGTTAATGGTGAGCGGGCTGTCGGTGCCAATTCGTCAGGCCATCCGGTTGAGCACGCTGGCGGTGGCCTGTTCCGCCACCGCTGCATCCCTTCAGTTCCTCCAGGAAGGCCGTGGTCAGTGGATGCTGGGGGTGCTGCTCGGAGCCGTCGCGGCTGTGGCGGCGCAATGGACGGCCTCAAAGCTCGACAGTGTGCGCGCTGGCACCTTGGCGTGGCTGCTCAGAGGGCTGGCGGCGCTGCTGGCCGTGGATAGTGGTCGCCGGGCCCTAGCGCTGGCCTTGCAGCAGGCATAA
- a CDS encoding CRR6 family NdhI maturation factor: MQALSPDPRVTIDAEAIRTLDLKPLDPWITQPLETLLQAGAALEIRYAWPRPAEDPRELSECPEPRLWALKADAQHPWLPLLLDRTSGSLAQHVAMLVPHDFSASEGIRFDPQALELWITHRLMLLDHLGARSGQAGQQRGNLSLMAASLGFELDAGFWELLDQSR, encoded by the coding sequence ATGCAAGCGCTGAGTCCTGATCCCCGAGTCACCATCGACGCAGAGGCGATCCGGACGCTGGATCTGAAACCGCTCGACCCCTGGATAACACAACCACTGGAAACCCTGCTCCAGGCCGGTGCCGCATTAGAGATTCGCTATGCATGGCCGCGCCCTGCCGAAGACCCCCGGGAACTCAGTGAATGCCCAGAACCCAGGCTGTGGGCGCTTAAGGCTGATGCGCAACATCCCTGGCTGCCCCTGCTTCTGGATCGCACCAGCGGCAGCCTCGCGCAACACGTGGCGATGCTGGTTCCCCATGATTTCAGCGCCAGCGAAGGCATTCGCTTCGACCCACAGGCCCTGGAGCTCTGGATCACCCACCGCCTGATGCTGTTGGATCATCTCGGTGCAAGGTCTGGCCAAGCTGGCCAGCAGCGGGGCAATCTGAGCCTGATGGCCGCAAGTTTGGGCTTCGAGTTGGATGCCGGTTTCTGGGAGCTGCTGGATCAGTCGCGGTAA
- the psaM gene encoding photosystem I reaction center subunit XII, with product MVSSITQTEIFIALVVAAHAGVLALRLCVSLYRA from the coding sequence ATGGTCAGCTCAATCACCCAGACCGAAATTTTCATCGCTCTCGTGGTCGCTGCTCACGCCGGCGTTCTGGCCTTGCGTCTCTGCGTGAGCCTTTACCGCGCCTGA